The following coding sequences lie in one Synechococcus sp. PCC 7336 genomic window:
- a CDS encoding phage tail protein, giving the protein MSEPFIAEIRIFAGNFAPRSWAFCNGQLLPISQNTALFSLIGTTYGGDGRTTTALPNLQGRAPMHPGRGPGLTARRLGQRAGVETVTLSEAQMPSHSHTMMAVTPSQFTAANSRDPVTRAFAGVGSGQAYQSNSNSNFVAMDPDILPNAGGSQAHNNLQPFLAINFIIALQGLYPSRS; this is encoded by the coding sequence ATGTCAGAACCCTTTATCGCTGAAATCCGTATCTTTGCAGGCAACTTTGCCCCTCGCAGTTGGGCTTTCTGCAATGGACAGCTTTTGCCTATTTCCCAGAACACGGCTCTGTTTTCGCTGATCGGCACGACCTATGGTGGCGATGGCCGCACCACAACAGCTCTGCCCAATTTACAGGGGCGTGCGCCCATGCATCCGGGGCGAGGTCCCGGTCTCACCGCACGTCGATTGGGCCAAAGAGCTGGTGTTGAAACTGTCACCCTGAGTGAGGCACAAATGCCATCCCACAGCCACACGATGATGGCGGTGACACCCAGTCAGTTCACCGCAGCTAATTCTCGCGACCCTGTAACTCGTGCGTTTGCTGGCGTTGGCTCGGGGCAAGCCTACCAGAGTAATTCAAATAGTAATTTTGTCGCTATGGATCCTGACATTTTGCCAAACGCTGGCGGCAGTCAAGCCCACAACAATCTGCAGCCTTTTCTGGCGATAAACTTTATTATTGCCTTGCAGGGTCTGTACCCATCGCGGAGTTGA
- a CDS encoding phage tail protein: MSEPFVGEIRMFAGNFAPRGWAFCDGQLLAVSQNDALFSLLGTIYGGDGRTTFGLPDLRGRIPIHAGSGPGLSPRRLGSKAGSETVTLTVNQLPSHTHNIIATDNQGTERNPTGNIVARSGGDIYRQATPDGAMASSIVTNVGGSRSHTNLMPTLCINFIIALFGIYPSRS; the protein is encoded by the coding sequence ATGAGCGAACCATTTGTAGGTGAAATCCGCATGTTTGCAGGCAATTTTGCTCCCAGAGGTTGGGCCTTTTGCGATGGTCAATTATTAGCTGTTTCGCAAAACGATGCCCTCTTCAGCCTGCTCGGTACCATTTATGGTGGCGACGGGCGCACGACCTTCGGTCTACCCGATCTGCGGGGTCGCATTCCTATCCATGCAGGTAGCGGCCCCGGCTTATCCCCTCGCAGGCTAGGTTCAAAAGCCGGGTCTGAGACGGTGACTCTCACGGTGAATCAGTTGCCGTCGCATACCCACAACATTATCGCGACCGACAATCAAGGTACCGAACGCAATCCGACTGGCAATATCGTGGCTCGGTCTGGTGGAGATATCTACCGGCAAGCAACACCTGATGGAGCAATGGCAAGCAGTATCGTCACGAATGTGGGTGGCAGCCGCAGTCACACCAACCTGATGCCGACTCTCTGCATTAACTTCATCATTGCTCTTTTTGGCATCTATCCATCCCGTAGTTGA
- a CDS encoding phage tail protein, translating to MSEPFLAEVRMVGFNFAPRGWAFCDGQILPINQNQSLYSLLGTTYGGDGRTSFALPDLRGRTPIHVGASNGTSHRQGQKGGEETHTLSAAEMPQHRHTVEVSSTLVNAQTPIGNTLGDNLSTPYAPRSTNIANMASGVIANVGGGQGHENMQPYLAVNFCIALQGLFPSRN from the coding sequence ATGTCTGAACCTTTTTTGGCAGAAGTCCGAATGGTGGGATTTAATTTTGCCCCTCGGGGTTGGGCTTTTTGCGACGGGCAGATCTTACCTATCAACCAGAACCAGTCGCTCTATTCGTTGTTAGGCACCACTTATGGGGGCGACGGGCGCACATCGTTTGCCCTGCCCGACTTGAGGGGGCGCACCCCCATTCATGTCGGTGCGAGCAATGGGACCAGTCATCGTCAGGGGCAAAAAGGGGGCGAGGAGACACACACACTGAGCGCCGCTGAAATGCCACAGCACAGGCACACGGTGGAAGTATCTAGCACTCTAGTTAACGCTCAGACCCCCATCGGTAACACCTTGGGTGACAATCTATCGACCCCTTATGCACCTAGATCGACCAACATTGCCAATATGGCTTCTGGCGTCATTGCCAACGTGGGTGGAGGGCAGGGGCACGAAAATATGCAGCCCTACCTCGCGGTTAACTTCTGTATTGCCCTGCAAGGTCTATTTCCCTCTCGCAATTAA
- a CDS encoding N-acetyltransferase: MPSQHRDSLATGDRLETSQEGRSLPIATALLQQSSQLGDREIGFRAIACPDDEPFLARVYASTRAEEMAMVDWNDEQKADFLQMQFHAQHSHYQEHYADAEFLIICAGDRPIGRLYIARWEDEFRIIDIALLSAERNRGVGSAILTTILSQARQEGLAVRIHVEQFNPAMRLYRRLGFDRIGDAGVYYLMEWLPSIHVSHFN; the protein is encoded by the coding sequence ATGCCCAGTCAACATCGAGACAGTTTGGCCACTGGCGATCGCCTCGAAACATCGCAGGAGGGGCGATCGCTTCCCATTGCCACTGCCCTGCTGCAGCAAAGTTCGCAGTTAGGCGATCGCGAGATTGGATTTAGGGCGATCGCCTGCCCGGATGACGAGCCCTTTTTAGCCCGCGTTTATGCCAGTACCCGCGCCGAAGAAATGGCGATGGTGGATTGGAATGACGAGCAAAAGGCTGATTTTCTGCAAATGCAGTTCCACGCTCAGCACAGTCATTATCAAGAACATTATGCTGATGCCGAGTTTCTGATTATTTGCGCAGGCGATCGCCCCATCGGACGACTCTATATTGCTCGCTGGGAGGACGAGTTTCGCATTATCGATATTGCACTGCTGAGTGCCGAGCGCAACCGAGGCGTGGGCTCGGCCATTCTGACGACAATTTTGTCGCAGGCTCGGCAGGAAGGGTTAGCGGTTCGAATTCACGTCGAGCAGTTTAACCCGGCGATGCGCCTCTATCGCCGACTGGGGTTCGATCGAATCGGCGACGCGGGTGTCTATTACTTGATGGAGTGGTTGCCATCCATTCATGTTTCCCACTTCAATTGA